The genomic window GAAATAAACCAGTTGAGGATTATCGGAACATAAGCTTAGTATCTTGTCgattcttttaatattctaaaaaaaaggacaaaaaaaaagagaatatatatatatatatatatatatatatatatatatatcattattagTATGCCAATTTTTGAATCACATAAATgatagaaaataaaaacgtttatatatatgtacataggttttaaaataatataaaattgatatatatatatatatatatatatttatgtatttttactggtaatatatttttattcataaaCATATTTGTTTGAAGAGCCAAGACTACGCATAACAATTCCGGGACATACATCTTAAATAGCTTCTGTAAAAATGTTCaaacatattaaaattataaacatatgtgcaaaaaatgatgatacacacatgtatataaataaatataaataaataaatatatatatatatatatatatatgtatgtattcCTTTTTGAATATACTTGAGCTATCCATATCAATTGGGAAGCAGAATTTTTACTCAACCACGtagatatttttattataatatgataattatttttcttcttattttttttaacttgtaatatatttttttttttttttttagagagtaattttgtatatgttttgtatttatctttatatgaatcacttaaaatatgtttatcACATTCATCAGAAGAATAATGGTACATAAGAATACTGTCGGAATTATAATCTCtttgtttgtttttatgtaagcatttattataaattttttttaatttattatccttaatatgtaataatatattgttataattatgttctttaatttttttttgtgatgatatataattaatgttattcataatttttctttttttatatttcctATTGTATAAATTTGTAAATTGAAATGTATCATGTTGTTTATAATTTACAGGTGTATTATTCATACTACTATTATAATGATCTAgttctttattttttatatttttgttcaaataatttttttttgtatgtatatctttatttttgattttcttttttcttttaacAAATTGATGAAATTTGTGACCATTTAATATTCGGCAATGTTTTGACAAAATTTTATGATTAAAGAAGCAAGACATAAAAGTCATATTATTGTATTTATcctttaatatatgttgtttatttttaattttgaACTTTTGGAgtttctttattttatttggaaaattaaataaatcggagcaaataataatacaaatggATAAAGTATATTGAATTTGTATACTAAGGATAAGAGCatgtaaataaaacatGTCGTCATTATTTTTGGTATGAGATCTATAAGATTTATctgttttatttatagaCACTTTAGGAGATTGTTGTAATTTAAATGGAGAGAAAAAATTCGGATCATTATCTTGTGATTTATTAAGGGGTTGATTggaataataattattattaattatattattaggTGAATTGAGTGAAtgagaaaataaattatcCATTAGAAAAAATTGTGTATTGTTCATTTGGTGGTTATAATTAAATTGTGGTGTAACCATATTAcaatgattatatatattgttatttatattattattattattattatttattatttttttttttttaattttttttttatgattttttttaattttaatatttaaatatttgGAAACTTCAAATATTTGTTGTGATGTATAATAATGCAAGATAGATgcatgataataatatgatttatataactttatagataatttataaagtaataataaaagtttTTGTAAAGAATTCATTTTGAAACTAACTTCCTTTATAAGaattctttcttttttttttctcataaGAACATGTACATTTCTATtgttaaataatataagttttacgatatttttcttttttaataaataaattatgattttgttatattttttcatcaaGAAGTTAATCCACCTATGGTATAAATAACATTTGTTCATAATATGACAGTTTGTATTTTTGTTTCTTCTCcttttaaaataatgtCTACTGTTAAATTTTTGTATGTTTGTATAGCACTTCAtcatatcattattattattattattgttgaTACTTTCTTCATATTTGTTGAGGGACATTACATTTTGGATGGGCTGAATTTCTTGATTGgtcatattaatattataaccATTTATGTTTTGGtcctttttcattttacATCCCTGTGATATATCTTTATGTCTTGTTACATTACAACTATTATTAATGTTCTctatattgtatatataaaatgcattttcatcatttataCCATTTATAccattttcatcatttttatcatttataccattttcataatttataccattttcataatttataccattttcatcatttataccattttcatcattattatcattttcataatttttgcaattttcataatttatacCATTTTGATAAAGTTTCCTCTTTTTCCTTATATTAAAGAGAAAGACATTTTTAACTATCCTTTCtgcatatttatatttattcataaatattaatatatgtataacaTATGATATGCATCTGAACTTTAATATACGAAAAAAACGTTTGTTGGGATAattttcaaataattttatcCATTTGAACAATTCAGTCAAAATGGTTTTTAAGTCTAATTTATAGTAAAGGATAGAGAAATAGAAGTTTGCAATTTCCCATGccataaatataaaattgtCGTCAACTTGTGTAGGCATATCAGCATTGTCATTATGAATATGGTTATTATGTGATGACATAAGTAAGTcgttataataataataataattattattattattaatattatcctttttattattattattattattattattattattattattattttttttttttttatttgcATGAAGAgctattattttttcattgACATAATGTTGTATCATTTgtataacaaatatataattttttttgataaacaaataaatagTATTATAGGAACAATGCAAATAAAACTTAcaattaattattatttgaatatattgtaaatatatttgacTTTTATTTAACCATATagatgaaatattatatttcataattttattaaaaatatgattttctttaaatttttgtttcattaatttcatataaataaccaaatttaaatatttcttttcataTTCTTCATGCCATTgtatatcatatattttcaatttcttttttaatatttttatccaATAAGTACAATccttttcttcatttaaatCATCATTATGCTCATTATCTAAAAGCAAACTATTCATGCTTtctaaattattttcatatgatctatttaaatatggtgattcattaatattataattttcttttaagAACAAATTATTTACAATATTAGGTTCATCTTGTAAATGTAAAAATGATGGAATATCTTCAATTGCAACAAATACTTTACATATACATTCTATGGaagataaataatataatgttagagtatcatataaaaaatcttttttttctaatttcagaaatattttatttttcaaattattttcatgtttaacagaaaaatattttggaaaataacaatatgataataaagaattaataTCTGATGAATTCTTTTTATCATCCCattgatttatatatgaatatatatcattaatatatttattatctgtaaaatcaattttattatccATATAATTTTCCCTTCTTATATTCTTTTCAGTATATCCATCTTTAATTCCAAAAATGCTccaataatattttaagaCAAAACAATTTCTCTTTTGGACATTTGAAAAACGTTTAATATTTTGACTGATTAACtctattttttcataattaatattcatatattcaTTTCTTGAATTATTACTATTCTTATTACAACTattcaaattatataacatactgtttatttcataaaaattttcTGAAAATATACGTTCAACCCATATCCatatattgtaataattttcataGATATTATTTGGTGACTCTATCAATTCTTTGCTTTCTCTTCTCTCATACGATGATATGTTTGTGTCTACacattttaaattattcatattatatatgttacctatattatcatcatgGTTGCagatattatttttatgcACACTCATGTTATCATCATGATTGCagatattatttttatgcACACTCATGTTATCATCATGGTTGCagatattatttttatgcACACTCATGTTATCTTCATTGCTgcaaatattatttttatgtatacTCATATTATCACCATAACTACAAATATTACCTTTATGTATACTCATATTATCACCATAACTACAAATATTACCTTTTTCTTTCACATCACACATGTTCCTGTTCAAATGTCTCTTTAACGATAAAGATAGAAATTTCTTCTGAGCAAAATTAAGAAATACCCGGAAGAATTTTCTAATTATCAGAATATTTTCAACTGAATATTGTCTATTAtcataaattaaattaaaaatttctattattataagacacaataatttttcaaaattgGTTTTTGTttgatattttataattatatccATTTTGCTATTTTTTGATAACACTAaatttgtaatattattttggCTAATCATTAATGGAGTTGTATCATtcaaatgtatattttccttttgttcattatcgtatatattatcgttattttctttatcataataatttttgcCGTCCATCCATTTTGTTTCCTCCTGAATTTCATTATTCtttttgataatatatttatttggATAATCTTTactatttatttttttaatacattttgTCGTCCTTAATATGCTGagtcttttttttaaatttttttcatagGTCTTGgttctttttaattttggATGTAAAAAGGATTGCTTTTTTGATATTGGCAAAAATTCTGAGTATCTATGTTTCATAATggaataattataatttttttttttcaaattgTGCACGTATCTACCATATGAGGAATGTctatatgttttatatcttttatcaggagcatttatatatatattaatattttggTTGGAATAAGgagaaaaattattattatgtgtaaatatatgcatatcatgataaaaattattactattattgttattgttattattgttattgttattgttattattattgttattattattaatattattattattattattatgactttttcttttattatttattgttGAACTTTTTTGTGTAcctatatttttatgtatattcaaaatattacttatatgttttcttttttttttttgtggTGTAGTCAAATTTTCTTCTATTCCTTGTGATCTAATATCATTGGgaacatttttattcaataaatttatatatgatatgatattatttctttgtatatattcatttagATTGTGACTAACGGTTATATAATATGCTAGAGCAAGAAAAATGACATCTAGTATAGTTTTTTCTTCtataaaattatcattctttaaataattcttgtgatattttattacatcAATGGTTGgttttttataattatgtgggacaataaatttataaaaaaaatcatgTTCAAACATAAGGATAgtatttctatttttatttgaacTAATAAGAGAAGagtttaataatataccaatacaatatttttcaaaCAATATACAACAGTCGGTAAACATATGATATTTAttcaaattaaaaatataacaaacTACTTGACATACTATTATTAAGATACTAATATCTAATAAGGGCCATTCAATAGGACAgtaattaaatatttgttGCATAAAATTGGATAGTTTTATAGGTTCCTCCGTTTTATTATCACTTGAtgaaattttattattatcattttgatggtttatattttctatattattaatactattatgattattataattattattattattattattgttatatgtacacatatatatattatcataagcacacatatttatattatcatatgtacacatatttatattatcatatgtacacatatttatattatcacatgttttattatatatatatccattatttccttttatatttttatttctttcttctataaaatttttgtacaatttttcttctttttgaaatattaaaatcaTTAATTCTTCTGccaaataaaaattatccttatttattatttgtaatataatatttatccATTCAtgttcataaaaaaaaaggtttttattttcttctaaatatttttcaacatatatctttatatcatttcctatattattattattattattattattactattatttttttcattatcatcatccATCTGgaatttttcattatttacaatgttgatttttttttcttctttttttttcatctgATTTTCCATTTCTATGATATATCCATTTTTCTCTTtcaatttattaatattctCACTTGACACATTATCAAGTAATATTTCTTCGTTACTCAGtgaataatattcttttatcATATCTGTATTTTTCCCCATCTtcatatgattattttctttttcttcacTTTCATcacaattattattatttaaatctttattcattttatcTTCTGGTTGGATAATACATCCTTTTCGCTCTAATTTATCATGTATaaatgtaatttttttttttttttttttttgttttcttgtttttttatcaaaattattatcttgTATATTCTTAAAATGAGGAATGTTCCCCTTTTTCGtttgaatattttgttCCTTGTTTAAttctattatattatttaacTTAAGATcatttgttttgtttttatgTGAAGggaataatattacatgtaaatttttttttttcttttttttttcttgctcataatttttttgattttttctCCTAAACCTAGTTATACTGAGATTATAACTTTGAAAAAATtgtgaataataattatacagtttattattatttgcTATCTTTTTTCTCTgcaatattttttttatcatattattattatttattatatttatattttttttaaaaataagagATAAATGTTTCTCATTCTTATTTTCATATGGTTCGTAAATAATgcaattattttttgtttttttctgCTTTCCATTTCTTAAAAGAATCTTATTTTGTTCCATACCTGAATAATCTTCACGTTTGTtactttttcttcttttttttatatgcattttgtaatatatatcaagTGGATGTGGATATGAACGTAGGTATGAATGTTTATGTGTATGTGTATGtttatgtgtatatttatgtgtatatttatgtgtatatttatgtgtatTTTTATGTGTACGTATATGTAAATGTCGATATGAATGTGGTTGATTCTTTTGATTTTCTTTTATCATTTCacctttattttttttatttttgcTCCATTCTGCTGCTTTGTAATTCTTCgaatttaatattttacatatatttttatttaactctgtaaaatgtatacaggcgtattttttttctgcACCCTTTGTTCTCTTTGTTAATTGTTCTTTCTTATGTTCTTCTATATTTTGCAGCATTTTTTgttcatcattattttttttcttaattttatcatctcctttttgtttattgtatatttctattttatcCGTTATGTTTTGTTCATAATAGTTTTCATTTTTgtcatttattattttatgataaGTTAAAGTTTCGTCTACTTCGACCTTTTTCACTTCCCTTGTATCCTCAATTATTTGATGTTTCATATTAGTGTGTGTATTTTCATCTGATTTGTGAATAGTGTCTTTATTGTAATTCTTATTAAGatcacaaaaaaatataatatctCTTTTTTGATTTAATGGATCATCTTCCAATggattttttttatttatttcattatttatattataaaaggTATGTTTTCCTTGTAATGCATCatgtgtttttttttgcaAAACTCCTTTTGTGTTATCTTctattttgtttttatctttatgttcaattatttgatttgtttttatattatttaatttttcattcagaatttttgtaatagtttctccatttttttcttcttcctCATGCATGTTAATACAATTATTAGAtgaataaattttattaattttttcattttttataaaatccTCTGATATAtcttgtatatttttattatcaaaaataattatcccatcattattattattgacAAATaagttttttatttcatcatcatttttatcaattATATCTTTAATCGTTTGATCATAGTTTTCAATTTgttctttttgtttttctgTCAATTGGATATTGTTATTTTGTTGGCATGTGTTCATATTAACACCATCATAATAAGATATTTCATCATTGTggtatattttatcaataggtgatattttatcaataggtgatattttattattatgtgatattttatcattatgtgatattttatcattatatgatattttatcattatgtgatattttatcattatgtgatattttatcattatgtGATATTTCCTCATTGTGGTATATTTCCTCATTATGTGATATTTCCTTATGCGGTATTTCCTCATTATGtgatattttatcattatgtgatattttatcattatgtGATATTTTATCAATAGGTGATATTTCCTCATTATGTGATATTTCCTTATGTGATATTTCCTTATGTGATATTTCCTTATGTGGTATTTGCTCATTATGtgatattttatcattatgtgatattttatcattatgaTTACCTTTCtgattaatatttaaattattcGTTTTATACCCTTTATCATTGTGATAGGGTTGATAATTATCTTTCgatatatttgttatatcaCAATTTATACTTTCCTGTGTTTCATtaggatatatatattttgttttttcatAAGTTGAAATTTCTTCATAACTgcaaatatttttattcattttatgTATCATTTCTGATTCTTTTTGgttgttataataataccaACTTGAAGGGTAggttttattattatcgtAAGATAATCGTTTAGAATGTATTTCattaataatttcatttttttcttcatttatatattcattattaaaCTTTTTTAGAACTTCTTCACGATATTCacataataaatcattGGATGTTATTTCCTTTAATTTTACACTTACGATAGTTTCATTGGtatcttttattttgtcattatatgtaatatttttatcacttatatgatttagtttattatcctttttttccataatatttgtatgagcaatatatttattatcacattctatatcttcttttaagatgtatttttccttatttatattttcaagATATTCTGAGGGTATGTTATCATTTGTTAATTCATTCGTCCTATAATTTAATTCCCCCTCATTATTTTGTAGATCCTTCaatatttgattttttgtttcaactaatatttcattttttggttcatttattttcttttcaaGTGATTCACTTACTTTTTcatcaatatttttatcatcattttttttatcagTCTGGTTCAAATTTCTATTAATCTTTGCTATgaagtttttttttattttagGATAAATCAAACTACTTAATCTTTTGGGTATATTAAAGAGAGCATTGATTTTGCTACTTTTTTCTACACAAGattgattattattattattattatcattattgtcattttttttattattatcattattgtcattttttttattattatcattattgtcattttttttattattatcattattgtcattttttttattattatcattattgtcattttttttattattatcattattgtcattttttttattattattattattgtcatttttattattattattattattgtcattttttttattattatccttGTCAATTTCGTTTTCCAcatttccatttttttcattgttatccttttttattatcataatttttgGAGTCCATACATTTTGATTAATTAAAACATTTGAAGGGattatatgtatttctTGTTCATTCTGTATGTTATTTATAGGAAgacattttataattttttctttatcatGATTATTATGTGTACTATTCTctttatatgttatatttcccttgtttaaatatattttatcatttttatctttgACATTACttaatcttttttttaaattagAAATGTTATGATTTAAAATAGCTGTGGAGTGTCTCCTTAATAATGGctgtttatttatttggataaaattttttttatgagTTAACTGTttagatataataatgttatCATGTTCGttcttatttataatagtagtaattcttttatttattggaacatttatttttttaaaatctatattatttattttttttttgtttatatatatgtcatttatgtctttttttattatttttttggGGGCAGGAGGATTCATTATAGTATTGATTagtgttttttttaaattattatgaaatgTATCGTTAGACAAAGGAttgattatttttgttggttttaatatttttatttttttataatttggAATAAGTATAGGAGATATTGtattttctattatatTAGAAACTTTGTAGGTTtgttttttgtttatacCTACAGGAGATATAGgtgttattattttattatatttattttttgtcAAACTTTTTATGTTATTGTTATGTATATCTTTCACTAACATAATGGaatttctattattattattattattattattattattattgttgttgttaaTATTACTCATTGTATTCATagtattaatattatttattttattactactctctattttatttttgatgAGAGAATTTTGTGGGATATATGCCTTATTTTGAATATACATTCTGtcattcatttttttgttgtttaagacattttcattattatttattgaCGATGTGCTTTTATTCAGGTGTATATTTTTGCCCGTGTTCATAAAAGTA from Plasmodium reichenowi strain SY57 chromosome 6, whole genome shotgun sequence includes these protein-coding regions:
- a CDS encoding hypothetical protein (conserved Plasmodium protein, unknown function), which gives rise to MKSTNNVLATNEKSYNNVDFVKNKIKTYNLNNENKKNKNYFPIVKYKNTSEKTKNVDNCMTTKNLNNLKNKNDIIRTGKYVNEKIKVNENLKHLKTRIPLLKTNILRTNETNKSINTFKYKSNIEKNENGERGDIIKDLNIYNDKNKYMEKNNSPKNEIEKNKIEKLTNINNITNDINNNIILEELSNRNKEKTIYINNGPMNKDTKCISQIKRTSININNKNYTCNISKPLIRRSITFMNTGKNIHLNKSTSSINNNENVLNNKKMNDRMYIQNKAYIPQNSLIKNKIESSNKINNINTMNTMSNINNNNNNNNNNNNNNRNSIMLVKDIHNNNIKSLTKNKYNKIITPISPVGINKKQTYKVSNIIENTISPILIPNYKKIKILKPTKIINPLSNDTFHNNLKKTLINTIMNPPAPKKIIKKDINDIYINKKKINNIDFKKINVPINKRITTIINKNEHDNIIISKQLTHKKNFIQINKQPLLRRHSTAILNHNISNLKKRLSNVKDKNDKIYLNKGNITYKENSTHNNHDKEKIIKCLPINNIQNEQEIHIIPSNVLINQNVWTPKIMIIKKDNNEKNGNVENEIDKDNNKKNDNNNNNNKNDNNNNNKKNDNNDNNKKNDNNDNNKKNDNNDNNKKNDNNDNNKKNDNNDNNKKNDNNDNNNNNNQSCVEKSSKINALFNIPKRLSSLIYPKIKKNFIAKINRNLNQTDKKNDDKNIDEKVSESLEKKINEPKNEILVETKNQILKDLQNNEGELNYRTNELTNDNIPSEYLENINKEKYILKEDIECDNKYIAHTNIMEKKDNKLNHISDKNITYNDKIKDTNETIVSVKLKEITSNDLLCEYREEVLKKFNNEYINEEKNEIINEIHSKRLSYDNNKTYPSSWYYYNNQKESEMIHKMNKNICSYEEISTYEKTKYIYPNETQESINCDITNISKDNYQPYHNDKGYKTNNLNINQKGNHNDKISHNDKISHNEQIPHKEISHKEISHKEISHNEEISPIDKISHNDKISHNDKISHNEEIPHKEISHNEEIYHNEEISHNDKISHNDKISHNDKISYNDKISHNDKISHNNKISPIDKISPIDKIYHNDEISYYDGVNMNTCQQNNNIQLTEKQKEQIENYDQTIKDIIDKNDDEIKNLFVNNNNDGIIIFDNKNIQDISEDFIKNEKINKIYSSNNCINMHEEEEKNGETITKILNEKLNNIKTNQIIEHKDKNKIEDNTKGVLQKKTHDALQGKHTFYNINNEINKKNPLEDDPLNQKRDIIFFCDLNKNYNKDTIHKSDENTHTNMKHQIIEDTREVKKVEVDETLTYHKIINDKNENYYEQNITDKIEIYNKQKGDDKIKKKNNDEQKMLQNIEEHKKEQLTKRTKGAEKKYACIHFTELNKNICKILNSKNYKAAEWSKNKKNKGEMIKENQKNQPHSYRHLHIRTHKNTHKYTHKYTHKYTHKHTHTHKHSYLRSYPHPLDIYYKMHIKKRRKSNKREDYSGMEQNKILLRNGKQKKTKNNCIIYEPYENKNEKHLSLIFKKNINIINNNNMIKKILQRKKIANNNKLYNYYSQFFQSYNLSITRFRRKNQKNYEQEKKKKKKNLHVILFPSHKNKTNDLKLNNIIELNKEQNIQTKKGNIPHFKNIQDNNFDKKTRKQKKKKKKITFIHDKLERKGCIIQPEDKMNKDLNNNNCDESEEKENNHMKMGKNTDMIKEYYSLSNEEILLDNVSSENINKLKEKNGYIIEMENQMKKKEEKKINIVNNEKFQMDDDNEKNNSNNNNNNNNIGNDIKIYVEKYLEENKNLFFYEHEWINIILQIINKDNFYLAEELMILIFQKEEKLYKNFIEERNKNIKGNNGYIYNKTCDNINMCTYDNINMCTYDNINMCAYDNIYMCTYNNNNNNNNYNNHNSINNIENINHQNDNNKISSSDNKTEEPIKLSNFMQQIFNYCPIEWPLLDISILIIVCQVVCYIFNLNKYHMFTDCCILFEKYCIGILLNSSLISSNKNRNTILMFEHDFFYKFIVPHNYKKPTIDVIKYHKNYLKNDNFIEEKTILDVIFLALAYYITVSHNLNEYIQRNNIISYINLLNKNVPNDIRSQGIEENLTTPQKKKRKHISNILNIHKNIGTQKSSTINNKRKSHNNNNNNINNNNNNNNNNNNNNNNNNNSNNFYHDMHIFTHNNNFSPYSNQNINIYINAPDKRYKTYRHSSYGRYVHNLKKKNYNYSIMKHRYSEFLPISKKQSFLHPKLKRTKTYEKNLKKRLSILRTTKCIKKINSKDYPNKYIIKKNNEIQEETKWMDGKNYYDKENNDNIYDNEQKENIHLNDTTPLMISQNNITNLVLSKNSKMDIIIKYQTKTNFEKLLCLIIIEIFNLIYDNRQYSVENILIIRKFFRVFLNFAQKKFLSLSLKRHLNRNMCDVKEKGNICSYGDNMSIHKGNICSYGDNMSIHKNNICSNEDNMSVHKNNICNHDDNMSVHKNNICNHDDNMSVHKNNICNHDDNIGNIYNMNNLKCVDTNISSYERRESKELIESPNNIYENYYNIWIWVERIFSENFYEINSMLYNLNSCNKNSNNSRNEYMNINYEKIELISQNIKRFSNVQKRNCFVLKYYWSIFGIKDGYTEKNIRRENYMDNKIDFTDNKYINDIYSYINQWDDKKNSSDINSLLSYCYFPKYFSVKHENNLKNKIFLKLEKKDFLYDTLTLYYLSSIECICKVFVAIEDIPSFLHLQDEPNIVNNLFLKENYNINESPYLNRSYENNLESMNSLLLDNEHNDDLNEEKDCTYWIKILKKKLKIYDIQWHEEYEKKYLNLVIYMKLMKQKFKENHIFNKIMKYNISSIWLNKSQIYLQYIQIIINCKFYLHCSYNTIYLFIKKNYIFVIQMIQHYVNEKIIALHANKKKKNNNNNNNNNNNNNKKDNINNNNNYYYYYNDLLMSSHNNHIHNDNADMPTQVDDNFIFMAWEIANFYFSILYYKLDLKTILTELFKWIKLFENYPNKRFFRILKFRCISYVIHILIFMNKYKYAERIVKNVFLFNIRKKRKLYQNGINYENCKNYENDNNDENGINDENGINYENGINYENGINDKNDENGINGINDENAFYIYNIENINNSCNVTRHKDISQGCKMKKDQNINGYNINMTNQEIQPIQNVMSLNKYEESINNNNNNNDMMKCYTNIQKFNSRHYFKRRRNKNTNCHIMNKCYLYHRWINFLMKKYNKIIIYLLKKKNIVKLILFNNRNVHVLMRKKKERILIKEVSFKMNSLQKLLLLLYKLSIKLYKSYYYHASILHYYTSQQIFEVSKYLNIKIKKNHKKKIKKKKIINNNNNNNINNNIYNHCNMVTPQFNYNHQMNNTQFFLMDNLFSHSLNSPNNIINNNYYSNQPLNKSQDNDPNFFSPFKLQQSPKVSINKTDKSYRSHTKNNDDMFYLHALILSIQIQYTLSICIIICSDLFNFPNKIKKLQKFKIKNKQHILKDKYNNMTFMSCFFNHKILSKHCRILNGHKFHQFVKRKKKIKNKDIHTKKNYLNKNIKNKELDHYNSSMNNTPVNYKQHDTFQFTNLYNRKYKKRKIMNNINYISSQKKIKEHNYNNILLHIKDNKLKKIYNKCLHKNKQRDYNSDSILMYHYSSDECDKHILSDSYKDKYKTYTKLLSKKKKKNILQVKKNKKKNNYHIIIKISTWLSKNSASQLIWIAQKLFKMYVPELLCVVLALQTNMFMNKNILPNIKRIDKILSLCSDNPQLVYFSLESLNGYRNKQNLRKYKHYFELYKKYKKIFLDKKKDINNSMEMLHELCQNFFVLKKKKKKKKTKKNI